A portion of the Streptomyces sp. NBC_01335 genome contains these proteins:
- a CDS encoding DsbA family protein, with amino-acid sequence MPLPQKSRSKKPLLYGSVVVLAAALLGYASYRATAPGPSPAAAGVSARPDAGEYEETAKLARREPGDPLALGRTDALVVLVEYGDFQCGYCGTFARDTEPDLIDAYVADGTLRIEWRNFPISGAESEAAARAAWAAGRQKRFWEFHRAAYAKGAKEKGFGPDRLTALAKEAGVKDLDKFRADLDSVQASESVSRDQAEAYGLGATATPSFLVNGRPLAGAQPDATFTSAIEEAAEVARTGSAAPTESVTPVGNPAGVTPDVG; translated from the coding sequence ATGCCCCTGCCCCAGAAGAGCCGGTCGAAGAAGCCCCTGCTGTACGGCTCCGTCGTGGTGCTCGCCGCAGCCCTGCTCGGTTACGCCTCCTACCGGGCCACCGCCCCCGGCCCGTCCCCCGCCGCGGCCGGCGTGTCGGCCCGGCCCGACGCGGGGGAGTACGAGGAGACCGCGAAGCTCGCCCGCCGCGAACCCGGCGACCCGCTGGCCCTCGGCCGTACGGACGCGCTCGTCGTCCTCGTCGAGTACGGCGACTTCCAGTGCGGTTACTGCGGCACGTTCGCCCGGGACACCGAGCCGGACCTGATCGACGCCTACGTCGCCGACGGCACCCTGCGCATCGAATGGCGCAACTTCCCGATCTCCGGAGCGGAGTCCGAGGCCGCCGCCCGCGCCGCCTGGGCCGCGGGCCGCCAGAAGCGCTTCTGGGAGTTCCACCGGGCCGCGTACGCCAAGGGTGCCAAGGAGAAGGGGTTCGGCCCCGACCGGCTCACCGCCCTCGCGAAGGAGGCCGGGGTGAAGGACCTCGACAAGTTCCGCGCCGACCTCGACAGCGTGCAGGCGTCGGAGTCGGTCAGCAGGGACCAGGCCGAGGCGTACGGGCTCGGCGCCACCGCCACCCCGTCCTTCCTCGTCAACGGCCGCCCGCTCGCGGGCGCCCAGCCCGACGCGACCTTCACCTCGGCCATCGAGGAGGCCGCCGAGGTGGCCCGTACCGGCAGCGCCGCCCCGACGGAGAGCGTCACCCCGGTGGGGAACCCGGCCGGGGTGACGCCGGACGTCGGCTGA
- the hrpA gene encoding ATP-dependent RNA helicase HrpA has translation MSTSFADLQSQLGQLSLRDAHRLGRRLEGARRIRKPEARQSVVDEIAAEAGKAAERLAARASRLPTVSYPDQLPVSQKKDVILEAIRDHQVVIVAGETGSGKTTQIPKICMELGRGVRGMIGHTQPRRIAARTVAERVAEELDTPLGETVGWKVRFTDQVNPESTFVKLMTDGILLAEIQTDRELLAYDTIIIDEAHERSLNIDFLLGYLARLLPKRPDLKVVITSATIDPERFARHFGDAPIVEVSGRTYPVEVRYRPLLEEGGEDADRDQITAICEAVDELQSAGPGDVLVFLSGEREIRDTADALGKRNLRHTEVLPLYARLSHAEQHRVFQRTPSGISRRIVLATNVAETSLTVPGIKYVIDPGNARISRYSHRTKVQRLPIEAISQASANQRKGRCGRTSDGICIRLYSEDDFLTRPEFTDAEILRTNLASVILQMTAAGLGDIEKFPFIDPPDHRNIRDGVQLLQELGALDPEEKDARKRLTPLGRKLSQLPVDPRLARMVIEADRNGCAREVMVIAAALSIQDPRERPSDKQTQADQQHARFKDETSDFLAYLKLWEYVREQQRERGSSSFRRMCKQEYLNFLRIREWQDIYSQLRTVARQMDIKVEEPVADAGIPEQAVHTSLLAGLLSHIGLKDTEKNEYLGARSAKFAIFPGSSLFKKQPRFVMSAELVETSRLWARVNAKVEPEWIEPVAQHLLKRTYSEPHWEKDQAAVMAYERVTLYGVPIIAQRKINFGRIDQEASRDLFIRNALVEGDWRTHHQFFHDNRKLLGEVEELEHRARRRDILVDDETLFDFYDQRIPEHIVSGAHFDSWWKHKRRDEPEALDFERSMLINEKAGAVTKDDYPDSWRQGKLKFKVTYQFEPGADADGVTVHIPLQVLNQVTSEGFDWQIPGLREEVVTELIRSLPKAIRRHYVPAPNYAEKFLDRAVPLQEPLPATLARELQRMVGVPVTADDFDLGRVPEHLKITFRIVDERRRKVAEDKDLEALKLRLRPKARQALSQAAAATAGPSGVSIERSGLTSWSIGTLERVFETRRAGQPVKAYPALVDQGETVAVRLFDTEAEQQQAMWRGTRKLILLNIPVNPAKFASDKLTNQQKLALSRNPHGSVQALFEDCATAAADRLIAAHGGPAWDEAAFKTLYDKVRADLVDLTVRTVGQVQQILAAWQACERRLKATNSLTLMNNVADVTDQLARLVPAGFVTATGLRRLPDLMRYLVAADRRLQQMPTSVQRDTTRMEKVHEMQDEYAWLLEQLPQGRPVPQEVLDIRWMIEELRVSYFAHALGTAFPVSDKRIVKAIDAAAP, from the coding sequence ATGTCTACTTCCTTCGCTGATCTCCAGTCCCAGCTCGGACAGCTCTCGCTCCGTGACGCGCACCGGCTCGGCCGGCGTCTCGAAGGAGCGCGCCGCATCCGCAAGCCCGAGGCCCGTCAGTCCGTCGTGGACGAGATCGCGGCCGAAGCGGGCAAGGCCGCCGAACGGCTCGCCGCGCGCGCCTCCCGGCTGCCCACCGTGTCGTATCCGGACCAGCTTCCGGTCAGCCAGAAGAAGGACGTGATCCTGGAGGCGATACGCGACCACCAGGTCGTGATCGTCGCGGGCGAGACCGGCTCCGGCAAGACCACCCAGATCCCGAAGATCTGCATGGAGCTGGGGCGCGGGGTGCGCGGCATGATCGGCCACACCCAGCCCCGCCGGATCGCGGCCCGCACGGTCGCGGAGCGCGTCGCGGAGGAGCTGGACACACCGCTCGGCGAGACCGTCGGCTGGAAGGTCCGCTTCACCGACCAGGTGAACCCCGAGTCGACCTTCGTGAAGCTGATGACGGACGGCATCCTGCTGGCCGAGATCCAGACGGACCGCGAGCTGCTCGCGTACGACACGATCATCATCGACGAGGCGCACGAGCGGTCGCTCAACATCGACTTCCTCCTCGGCTACCTCGCCCGGCTGCTGCCGAAGCGCCCGGACCTGAAGGTCGTCATCACCTCGGCGACGATCGACCCCGAGCGGTTCGCCCGGCACTTCGGGGACGCCCCGATCGTCGAGGTCAGCGGACGCACCTATCCGGTGGAGGTCCGCTACCGCCCGCTCCTCGAAGAGGGCGGCGAGGACGCCGACCGCGACCAGATCACCGCGATCTGCGAGGCGGTGGACGAGCTCCAGTCCGCCGGCCCCGGCGACGTCCTGGTCTTCCTCTCCGGCGAGCGCGAGATCCGCGACACCGCCGACGCGCTCGGCAAACGCAACCTCCGCCACACCGAGGTGCTCCCCCTCTACGCGCGCCTCTCCCACGCCGAGCAGCACCGGGTGTTCCAGCGGACCCCCAGCGGCATCAGCCGCCGCATCGTGCTGGCGACCAACGTCGCCGAGACCTCGCTGACCGTCCCCGGCATCAAGTACGTGATCGACCCGGGCAACGCCCGCATCTCCCGCTACAGCCACCGCACCAAGGTGCAGCGGCTGCCGATCGAGGCGATCTCGCAGGCCAGCGCCAACCAGCGCAAGGGCCGCTGCGGCCGTACCTCGGACGGCATCTGCATCCGGCTGTACTCCGAGGACGACTTCCTCACCCGGCCGGAGTTCACCGACGCCGAGATCCTGCGGACCAACCTCGCCTCCGTCATCCTCCAGATGACCGCGGCCGGGCTCGGCGACATCGAGAAGTTCCCCTTCATCGACCCGCCGGACCACCGCAACATCCGCGACGGTGTGCAGCTGCTCCAGGAGCTGGGGGCGCTGGACCCGGAGGAGAAGGACGCGCGCAAGCGGCTGACCCCGCTCGGCCGCAAGCTCTCGCAGCTCCCGGTGGACCCGCGCCTCGCCCGTATGGTCATCGAGGCCGACCGCAACGGCTGTGCCCGCGAGGTCATGGTCATCGCCGCCGCGCTCTCCATCCAGGACCCGCGCGAGCGGCCCTCGGACAAGCAGACGCAGGCCGACCAGCAGCACGCCCGGTTCAAGGACGAGACCTCGGACTTCCTGGCGTACCTGAAGCTCTGGGAGTACGTCCGCGAGCAGCAGCGGGAGCGCGGCTCCTCCAGCTTCCGCCGGATGTGCAAGCAGGAGTACCTGAACTTCCTGCGCATCCGCGAGTGGCAGGACATCTACTCCCAACTCCGCACGGTCGCACGGCAGATGGACATCAAGGTCGAGGAGCCGGTGGCGGACGCGGGCATCCCCGAGCAGGCGGTGCACACCTCGCTGCTGGCCGGCCTGCTCTCGCACATCGGCCTCAAGGACACCGAGAAGAACGAGTACCTGGGCGCGCGCAGCGCCAAGTTCGCGATCTTCCCGGGCTCCTCACTCTTCAAGAAGCAGCCCCGGTTCGTGATGTCGGCCGAGTTGGTGGAGACCTCGCGGCTCTGGGCGCGCGTCAACGCGAAGGTCGAGCCGGAGTGGATCGAGCCGGTCGCCCAGCACCTGCTGAAGCGCACCTACAGCGAGCCGCACTGGGAGAAGGACCAGGCGGCGGTGATGGCGTACGAGCGGGTCACACTCTACGGGGTACCGATCATCGCCCAGCGCAAGATCAATTTCGGCCGAATCGACCAGGAGGCGTCCCGGGACCTCTTCATCCGGAACGCGCTCGTCGAGGGCGACTGGCGGACGCACCACCAGTTCTTCCACGACAACCGCAAACTCCTCGGCGAGGTCGAGGAGTTGGAGCACCGCGCCCGGCGCCGCGACATCCTCGTGGACGACGAGACGCTCTTCGACTTCTACGACCAGCGCATCCCCGAGCACATCGTCTCGGGCGCGCACTTCGACTCGTGGTGGAAGCACAAGCGCCGGGACGAGCCGGAGGCCCTGGACTTCGAGCGCTCCATGCTCATCAACGAGAAAGCCGGGGCCGTCACCAAGGACGACTACCCGGACTCCTGGCGGCAGGGGAAGCTCAAGTTCAAGGTGACGTACCAGTTCGAGCCCGGCGCGGACGCGGACGGCGTGACCGTCCACATCCCGCTCCAGGTGCTCAACCAGGTCACCTCCGAGGGCTTCGACTGGCAGATCCCGGGCCTGCGCGAGGAGGTCGTCACCGAGCTGATCCGCTCGCTGCCCAAGGCGATCCGCCGCCACTACGTACCGGCCCCGAACTACGCGGAGAAGTTCCTGGACCGGGCCGTCCCGCTCCAGGAGCCGCTGCCCGCCACGCTCGCCCGCGAGCTCCAGCGGATGGTCGGGGTGCCGGTCACCGCGGACGACTTCGACCTGGGGCGCGTACCGGAACACCTGAAGATCACGTTCCGGATCGTCGACGAGCGGCGCCGCAAGGTCGCCGAGGACAAGGACCTGGAGGCGCTCAAGCTCCGGCTGCGCCCCAAGGCCCGCCAGGCGCTCTCCCAGGCCGCCGCGGCCACCGCCGGGCCCTCCGGCGTCTCCATCGAGCGTTCGGGGCTCACCAGCTGGTCCATCGGCACGCTGGAGCGCGTCTTCGAGACCCGGCGGGCCGGGCAGCCGGTCAAGGCGTACCCGGCACTGGTGGACCAGGGCGAGACGGTCGCCGTCCGGCTCTTCGACACCGAGGCCGAGCAGCAGCAGGCGATGTGGCGCGGCACCCGGAAGCTGATCCTGCTGAACATCCCGGTGAACCCCGCGAAGTTCGCCTCGGACAAGCTCACCAACCAGCAGAAGCTGGCCCTGTCGCGCAATCCGCACGGCTCGGTGCAGGCGCTCTTCGAGGACTGCGCCACCGCCGCCGCCGACCGCCTGATCGCCGCCCACGGCGGCCCCGCCTGGGACGAGGCGGCCTTCAAGACCCTGTACGACAAGGTCCGCGCCGACCTGGTGGACCTCACGGTCCGCACGGTCGGCCAGGTCCAGCAGATCCTGGCCGCCTGGCAGGCCTGCGAGCGCCGTCTGAAGGCCACCAACAGCCTGACGCTGATGAACAACGTCGCCGACGTGACGGACCAGCTGGCGCGCCTCGTGCCGGCCGGGTTCGTCACCGCGACCGGACTGCGCAGGCTGCCCGACCTGATGCGCTACCTCGTCGCGGCTGACCGCCGGCTCCAGCAGATGCCGACCTCCGTCCAGCGCGACACCACGCGCATGGAGAAGGTCCACGAGATGCAGGACGAGTACGCCTGGCTGCTGGAGCAGCTGCCGCAGGGGCGGCCGGTGCCGCAGGAGGTCCTGGACATCCGCTGGATGATCGAGGAGCTGCGGGTGAGCTACTTCGCGCACGCGCTGGGGACGGCTTTCCCGGTGTCGGACAAGCGGATCGTGAAGGCGATCGACGCCGCCGCACCGTAG
- the bldC gene encoding developmental transcriptional regulator BldC: MTARTPDAEPLLTPAEVATMFRVDPKTVTRWAKAGKLTSIRTLGGHRRYREAEVRALLAGIPQQRSEA, encoded by the coding sequence ATGACCGCTCGCACCCCTGATGCCGAGCCGCTGCTGACCCCGGCTGAGGTTGCCACGATGTTCCGCGTGGACCCGAAGACGGTCACCCGTTGGGCCAAGGCTGGCAAGCTCACGTCCATCCGCACGCTCGGTGGACATCGCCGATACCGCGAGGCAGAGGTCCGCGCACTGCTTGCGGGTATTCCGCAGCAGCGCAGCGAGGCCTGA
- a CDS encoding Leu/Phe/Val dehydrogenase, with protein MTDVTGAPVDVLRTLFHSDQGGHEQLVVCQDRASGLKAVIALHSTALGPALGGTRFHPYATEAEAVADALNLARGMSYKNAMAGLDHGGGKAVVIGDPDLVKTEELLLAYGRFVASLGGRYVTACDVGTYVEDMDVVARECRWTTGRSPENGGAGDSSVLTAFGVFQGMRASAQHLWGDPTLRGRKVGVAGVGKVGRHLVRHLLEDGAQVVVTDVREESVRRITDAHPEVTVVADTDALIRTEGLDIYAPCALGGALDDTTVPVLTAKVVCGAANNQLAHPGVEKDLADRAILYAPDYVVNAGGVIQVAEELHGFDFERARAKTAKIFDTTLELFALAKADGVPPAAAADRIAERRMAGAARSPRA; from the coding sequence GTGACCGATGTGACCGGCGCACCCGTCGACGTGCTGCGCACCCTGTTCCACTCGGACCAGGGTGGACACGAGCAGCTCGTCGTCTGCCAGGACCGGGCCAGCGGCCTCAAGGCCGTCATCGCCCTCCACTCCACCGCCCTGGGCCCCGCCCTTGGCGGTACCCGCTTCCACCCGTACGCCACCGAGGCGGAGGCCGTCGCCGACGCGCTGAACCTCGCGCGCGGGATGTCGTACAAGAACGCCATGGCCGGGCTGGACCACGGCGGCGGCAAGGCCGTCGTCATCGGCGACCCGGACCTCGTGAAGACCGAGGAACTCCTGCTCGCCTACGGCCGGTTCGTGGCCTCGCTCGGCGGACGGTACGTCACCGCCTGCGACGTCGGGACGTACGTCGAGGACATGGACGTCGTCGCCCGCGAGTGCCGCTGGACCACCGGCCGCTCCCCCGAGAACGGCGGCGCCGGGGACTCGTCGGTGCTCACCGCGTTCGGTGTCTTCCAGGGGATGCGGGCCTCGGCCCAGCACCTGTGGGGCGACCCGACCCTGCGCGGCCGGAAGGTCGGCGTCGCGGGCGTCGGGAAGGTCGGCCGGCACCTGGTCCGGCACCTGCTGGAGGACGGGGCGCAGGTCGTCGTCACGGACGTGCGCGAGGAGTCGGTGCGCCGGATCACCGACGCCCACCCCGAGGTCACCGTCGTGGCGGACACCGACGCGCTGATCCGCACCGAGGGGCTCGACATCTACGCCCCCTGCGCGCTCGGCGGCGCGCTGGACGACACCACGGTGCCGGTGCTCACGGCGAAGGTGGTGTGCGGCGCGGCCAACAACCAGCTCGCGCACCCGGGGGTGGAGAAGGACCTCGCGGACCGCGCGATCCTCTACGCCCCGGACTACGTGGTGAACGCCGGCGGGGTGATCCAGGTCGCCGAGGAGCTGCACGGCTTCGACTTCGAGCGGGCCAGGGCGAAGACGGCGAAGATCTTCGACACCACGCTGGAATTGTTCGCACTCGCGAAGGCGGACGGGGTTCCGCCGGCCGCCGCCGCGGACCGGATCGCCGAGCGGCGGATGGCCGGAGCAGCTCGCTCCCCGCGCGCCTGA
- a CDS encoding DUF3073 domain-containing protein, whose product MGRGRAKAKQTKVARQLKYSSGGTDLTRLANELGASPSSQPPNAEPFEDDDEDDDPYAQYADLYNDDEDEDDESGPSSQRRGA is encoded by the coding sequence ATGGGGCGCGGCCGGGCAAAGGCCAAGCAGACAAAGGTCGCCCGCCAGCTGAAGTACAGCAGCGGCGGAACCGACCTCACACGTCTGGCCAATGAGCTGGGCGCATCACCTTCGAGTCAGCCACCGAACGCCGAGCCGTTCGAGGACGACGACGAGGACGATGACCCGTACGCACAGTACGCGGATCTTTACAACGACGACGAGGACGAGGACGACGAGTCCGGTCCCTCGTCCCAGCGCCGCGGCGCTTGA
- the purM gene encoding phosphoribosylformylglycinamidine cyclo-ligase: MSETTGASYAAAGVDIEAGDRAVELMKQWVKKTKRPETEGLGGLGGFAGLFDASALKRYERPLLASATDGVGTKVDLARQMGVYDTIGHDLVGMVVDDLVVCGAEPLFMTDYICVGKVHPERVAAIVKGIAEGCVLAGCSLVGGETAEHPGLLGPDDFDVAGAGTGVVEADRLLGPERIRKGDAVIAMASSGLHSNGYSLVRHVVFDRAGWTLDRQVEEFGRTLGEELLEPTRIYSLDCLALTRTTEVHGFSHVTGGGLANNLARVVPDGLHATVDRSTWTPGAVFDLVGKAGKVERLELEKTLNMGVGMIAIVPADSVDVALTTLADRGVDSWVAGEITDRGDHATGAELTGDYAR; encoded by the coding sequence ATGTCTGAGACAACAGGTGCTTCCTACGCGGCGGCCGGCGTCGACATCGAGGCCGGCGACCGCGCGGTCGAGCTGATGAAGCAGTGGGTGAAGAAGACGAAGCGCCCCGAGACCGAGGGTCTCGGCGGGCTCGGCGGTTTCGCCGGACTCTTCGACGCCTCCGCCCTCAAGCGCTACGAGCGCCCGCTGCTGGCCTCCGCGACCGACGGCGTCGGCACGAAGGTCGACCTGGCGCGGCAGATGGGCGTCTACGACACCATCGGCCACGACCTGGTGGGCATGGTCGTCGACGACCTCGTGGTCTGCGGCGCCGAACCGCTCTTCATGACCGACTACATCTGCGTCGGCAAGGTGCACCCCGAGCGTGTCGCGGCGATCGTGAAGGGCATCGCCGAGGGCTGCGTCCTCGCCGGCTGCTCCCTGGTCGGCGGCGAGACGGCCGAGCACCCGGGGCTTCTCGGCCCGGACGACTTCGACGTCGCCGGCGCGGGTACGGGCGTGGTCGAGGCCGACCGCCTGCTCGGCCCCGAGCGCATCCGTAAGGGTGACGCGGTCATCGCCATGGCCTCGTCCGGTCTTCACTCCAACGGGTACTCGCTCGTGCGCCACGTGGTGTTCGACCGGGCCGGCTGGACCCTGGACCGCCAGGTGGAGGAGTTCGGCCGGACCCTCGGCGAGGAGCTTCTGGAGCCCACCCGGATCTACTCGCTGGACTGCCTCGCCCTCACCCGTACGACCGAGGTGCACGGCTTCAGCCACGTCACCGGCGGCGGCCTGGCGAACAACCTGGCCCGGGTCGTCCCGGACGGGCTGCACGCCACCGTGGACCGGTCCACCTGGACCCCGGGCGCGGTGTTCGACCTGGTCGGCAAGGCCGGCAAGGTCGAGCGGCTGGAGCTGGAGAAGACGCTGAACATGGGCGTCGGCATGATCGCGATCGTCCCGGCCGACTCCGTGGACGTGGCCCTGACGACGCTGGCCGACCGCGGGGTCGACTCCTGGGTAGCCGGCGAGATCACCGACCGCGGCGACCACGCCACGGGCGCCGAGCTGACCGGCGACTACGCCCGCTGA
- the purF gene encoding amidophosphoribosyltransferase, producing MPRGDGRLNHDLLPGEKGPQDACGVFGVWAPGEEVAKLTYFGLYALQHRGQESAGIAVSNGSQILVFKDMGLVSQVFDETSLGSLQGHIAVGHARYSTTGASVWENAQPTFRATAHGSIALGHNGNLVNTAQLAEMVADLPRKDGRATQVAATNDTDLVTALLAGQTDEEGNPLTIEEAATKVLPQVRGAFSLVFMDEHTLYAARDPQGIRPLVLGRLERGWVVASESAALDICGASYVREIEPGELVAIDQNGLRTSRFAEAKPKGCVFEYVYLARPDTDIAGRNVYLSRVEMGRRLAAESPVEADLVIATPESGTPAAIGYAEASGIPFGAGLVKNAYVGRTFIQPSQTIRQLGIRLKLNPLKEVIKGKRLVVVDDSIVRGNTQRALVRMLREAGAAEIHIRISSPPVKWPCFFGIDFATRAELIANGMSVDEIATSLGADSLSYISLDGMIEATTIQKPNLCRACFDGEYPMELPDPELLGKQLLETELAAGPAATAAADALRRP from the coding sequence GTGCCTCGTGGTGATGGACGACTCAACCACGACCTGCTCCCCGGCGAGAAGGGCCCCCAGGACGCTTGCGGCGTCTTCGGTGTCTGGGCTCCCGGCGAAGAGGTCGCCAAGCTCACCTATTTCGGACTGTATGCCCTGCAGCACCGTGGACAGGAGTCCGCGGGCATCGCAGTGAGCAACGGGTCCCAGATCCTGGTCTTCAAGGACATGGGACTGGTCTCGCAGGTCTTCGACGAAACGTCTCTGGGGTCGCTCCAGGGCCATATCGCGGTCGGTCATGCCCGCTACTCCACCACCGGTGCCTCGGTGTGGGAGAACGCGCAGCCGACGTTCCGTGCCACCGCGCACGGCTCGATCGCCCTCGGCCACAACGGCAACCTGGTCAACACGGCCCAGCTCGCGGAGATGGTCGCCGACCTGCCGCGCAAGGACGGCCGCGCCACCCAGGTCGCCGCGACCAACGACACCGACCTCGTGACCGCGCTGCTCGCCGGGCAGACCGACGAGGAGGGCAATCCGCTCACGATCGAGGAAGCCGCCACCAAGGTGCTTCCCCAGGTCCGCGGCGCCTTCTCGCTCGTCTTCATGGACGAACACACCCTCTACGCCGCCCGGGACCCGCAGGGCATCCGCCCGCTCGTCCTCGGCCGCCTGGAGCGCGGCTGGGTCGTCGCGTCGGAGTCCGCCGCCCTCGACATCTGCGGCGCCAGCTACGTCCGCGAGATCGAGCCGGGCGAACTCGTCGCCATCGACCAGAACGGTCTGCGCACCTCCCGCTTCGCGGAAGCGAAGCCCAAGGGCTGCGTCTTCGAGTACGTCTACCTGGCACGCCCCGACACCGACATCGCCGGGCGGAACGTCTACCTCTCCCGCGTCGAGATGGGCCGGCGCCTCGCCGCCGAGTCCCCCGTCGAGGCGGACCTGGTCATAGCGACACCGGAGTCCGGCACCCCCGCCGCGATCGGTTACGCCGAGGCCAGCGGTATCCCGTTCGGCGCCGGTCTGGTCAAGAACGCCTACGTCGGCCGGACCTTCATCCAGCCCTCGCAGACCATCCGTCAGCTGGGCATCCGTCTGAAGCTGAACCCGCTCAAGGAAGTCATCAAGGGCAAGCGCCTGGTGGTCGTCGACGACTCGATCGTCCGCGGCAACACCCAGCGCGCGCTGGTCCGGATGCTCCGCGAGGCCGGTGCCGCCGAGATCCACATCCGGATCTCGTCCCCGCCGGTCAAGTGGCCCTGCTTCTTCGGCATCGACTTCGCGACCCGCGCCGAGCTCATCGCCAACGGCATGTCCGTCGACGAGATCGCCACGTCGCTGGGTGCCGACTCGCTCTCGTACATCTCGCTCGACGGGATGATCGAGGCGACGACGATCCAGAAGCCCAACCTCTGCCGCGCCTGCTTCGACGGTGAATACCCGATGGAGCTTCCGGACCCGGAGCTGCTCGGCAAGCAGCTGCTGGAGACCGAGCTGGCCGCCGGCCCCGCCGCCACCGCGGCGGCCGACGCGCTGCGGCGTCCGTGA
- a CDS encoding putative leader peptide, translating to MQPLGDLSVTLVERRHVDLGRLASAICRCS from the coding sequence ATGCAGCCTCTCGGTGATCTCTCGGTCACGCTCGTGGAGCGCCGCCACGTCGATCTGGGACGCCTGGCGAGCGCCATCTGTCGCTGTTCCTGA
- a CDS encoding sulfatase family protein, giving the protein MSSAPRPNQNPTQNPGAGEPSGALSRRAFGTAVGASAATAAVGLSAGTASAAPASAPAAAPQRADFRERPFRAARGKHSRRPNILFILGDDLGWADLSSYGAPHIKTPNLDRLGRQGVRFTDAYAGSATCSPTRFSLYTGRYPGRTAGGLAEPIADRSVGLEPTHPTLASLLRSTGYATALIGKWHCGYLPDYSPTKSGWDEFFGNFGGALEYYSKLGLGGEYDLYEGDAAYKDLRYYTRILTERASEYVQRDHDKPWLLNLNFTTPHWPWIADGDTEESAEVVRKIKAGNVAALFHNDGGSVEKYKEMVEDLDRSVGKVLDALRKSGQEEDTLVFFASDNGGERFSYQWPLSGNKSSLQEGGIRVPAVLRWPARIDAGQVSDLPVFSPDWTATLLEIAGARPAPAYPLDGTSLGGYLLRGEEVPERDLFWRVRGERAVRRGDWKYYRGKTGGDQLFNLRADQREQANRAAEEPELLAELRAFWERTNAELLPYPASAGTSPF; this is encoded by the coding sequence ATGTCTTCCGCCCCTCGCCCGAACCAGAACCCGACCCAGAACCCCGGCGCCGGTGAGCCCTCCGGTGCGCTCTCCCGCCGCGCCTTCGGCACCGCCGTCGGCGCGAGCGCCGCCACCGCGGCCGTGGGCCTGTCGGCCGGGACCGCGTCCGCCGCCCCGGCGAGCGCCCCGGCCGCCGCGCCGCAGCGGGCCGACTTCCGGGAGAGGCCGTTCCGGGCGGCGCGCGGCAAGCACTCCCGCCGCCCGAACATCCTCTTCATCCTCGGCGACGACCTCGGCTGGGCCGACCTCTCCTCGTACGGCGCCCCGCACATCAAGACGCCGAACCTGGACCGCCTCGGCCGCCAGGGCGTGCGGTTCACCGACGCGTACGCCGGCTCCGCCACCTGCTCGCCGACCCGCTTCAGCCTCTACACCGGCCGCTACCCGGGGCGCACCGCCGGCGGGCTCGCGGAGCCGATCGCGGACCGGTCGGTGGGCCTGGAGCCGACGCACCCGACGCTCGCCTCGCTGCTGCGCTCCACGGGGTACGCCACCGCGCTGATCGGCAAGTGGCACTGCGGGTACCTGCCGGACTACAGCCCCACCAAGTCGGGTTGGGACGAGTTCTTCGGCAACTTCGGCGGGGCGCTGGAGTACTACTCCAAGCTCGGCCTCGGCGGCGAGTACGACCTCTACGAGGGCGACGCCGCGTACAAGGACCTCCGCTACTACACGCGCATCCTCACCGAGCGGGCGAGCGAGTACGTCCAGCGCGACCACGACAAGCCGTGGCTGCTGAACCTCAACTTCACCACCCCGCACTGGCCGTGGATCGCGGACGGCGACACCGAGGAGAGCGCGGAGGTCGTCCGGAAGATCAAGGCGGGCAATGTGGCCGCCCTGTTCCACAACGACGGCGGATCGGTCGAGAAGTACAAGGAGATGGTCGAGGACCTCGACCGTTCGGTCGGAAAGGTGCTCGACGCGCTGAGGAAGTCGGGTCAGGAGGAGGACACCCTGGTCTTCTTCGCCAGCGACAACGGCGGCGAGCGCTTCTCGTACCAGTGGCCGCTCTCCGGCAACAAGAGCTCGCTCCAGGAGGGCGGCATCCGGGTGCCCGCGGTGCTGCGCTGGCCCGCCAGGATCGATGCCGGGCAGGTCAGCGACCTGCCGGTGTTCTCGCCGGACTGGACCGCGACGCTGCTGGAGATAGCGGGCGCCCGCCCCGCCCCCGCGTACCCGCTGGACGGCACCAGCCTCGGCGGCTATCTGCTGCGGGGCGAAGAGGTCCCGGAGCGCGACCTGTTCTGGCGGGTGCGCGGCGAACGCGCGGTGCGCCGGGGCGACTGGAAGTACTACCGGGGCAAGACCGGGGGCGACCAGCTCTTCAACCTGCGCGCGGACCAGCGCGAGCAGGCGAACCGGGCGGCCGAGGAGCCGGAGTTGCTGGCGGAGCTGCGGGCGTTCTGGGAGCGGACGAACGCGGAGTTGCTGCCGTACCCGGCGAGCGCGGGCACCTCGCCGTTCTGA